The genomic region GTGTTTCACTGTTTGCTTTTACCAAAGCAAAGAAGTCAAATAGCAATGAAATTTCCACTTActgaaaacatttatttatttatttttttaaagactcATTTTGAAAGAATTAGCCAAATGGACTTAATTGATTGAATCTATTAACCCATATTCAGCCCACGCGGCAGTTGAGCAgatgcttttgtgtgtgtgtcaaaccCAGCCGGTGTGGAACCGCTTGTTTGTTGGTGGTAAGGGTCCGCGAAGGGCCCAGCAGCTGCGGTTCAGGTCTGCTGCGCCTGACACCAAGTGCCGTCTGAAGGTGACAGGACGCCCAAGTGGCTGAGGAGGGTCTGGCACATCAGAAATGGTGGCCAGCTTGAGGTGTTCCAATATTTTTGGCCAAACTCTATGTTGTCTCCACATGACTCTTTCCCCTATATTTTTGCGTGCACAGCGCTTAACTTTCTGCTGTCAGAAACTGGATGAACCTCCGGGATGCCGAGACGGGTAAGGTTCTGTGGCAGGGAACCGAAGACCTGTCCATTCCCGGCGTGGAACACGAAGGTGCGCTTTCGGTCTGCACCTGAAAGTGCACGTCTCATTTCACATGCTCATCTGTGTCCTGGTCTTGCTGCTCCTCCAGCTCGCGTCCCCAAAAAGATCCTCAAGTGCAAAGCGGTTTCCCGAGAGCTCAACTTTTCTTCCTCGGAGAAGCTGGAGAAGTTCCGTCTGGAGCAGAAGGTTTTCTTCAAGGGGCAGTGTCTAGAAGGTGCACTTCAGCCTGAGCTACCTCGTTGTCCTCAGTCCAGGACAAGAAATGTGCTTGTGTAATTTTCTTACTTTTCCCCCAAATAATCAAACATTTTAATTGTGTTCATATTGAAATGAAGCCAATCCCCCAAAATGTTTCCATGGCATTGATTGCGCTTATCTGTTACACATTTTTAACAgatttaaaatgacaaattgagACAAATTGAGATTTTTCATTTAGATACAAAGACTCAAATATGTGTTTCCGTGTCCAGAGTGGTTCTTTGAGTTTGGCTTCGTCATCCCCAACTCGACCAACACGTGGCAGTCTCTGATAGAAGCGGCGCCCGAGTCGCAGATGATGCCTGCCAACGTCTTAACGTGAGTCTGTGATGTCATCACACGAGCACTTCCCGTTCCTTCATCCAAACGACATCAAACAAAACTGCTTACCTTTCCCCCTGTTGGTCGGATGACTACTGCTCGAGAAAGTATTTGATGCCACAGAACCTGTTTGAAATGTACTGCGGCAAGCCCTTAGGTGACTCACCCCTCCCCCCCCAGCGGCAACGTGATCATCGAGACCAAGTTCTTCGACAACGACCTGCACGTGAGCACGTCGCGGGTACGCCTCTTTTACGTCTGACGTCCTCCGCAGTCCCGCCATCGTCGTCTCGTCCCGCCCCGCCGCCAAGGAAGAAGGCCACACGCTCTGCGACGCGGACCCGACCATCACCGGGGGAGTGCAAGCGGCGTCTGTTTGTGACCGCAACTACACGAGCACTGATCCCAAGTCAGCCAGCCGCTCGCTCCTCTTGTGCGTTGAACCAACAAACGAAGCTTTCTGTGTTTGTTCGCATTCACTCAGGAATCAAAATGCTTTCACAAACCCTCTCGGAGCTCGTCCCGCATCTTGTAGATCAGTGCACCTGCTGGGGTGGCTCTGTGATTTGTTTCCTTCTGGAAAAGACAAGACACCATGCAAACATCGGGCGTGGGGGCGTAGAATGCACAGCCCGCGTATAGTTTTGCTATCCGCTCCTCAGATTAGTAAATGAAAATGCTTGTTTCTGTTTGTGTAATTGAACGTTTAATTTTGAAAAGCACAACTGGCTGACTGATAATATTCAATCATCCCATGTACTCTTTGTCCAAAAATGAGTAGAAAGAAGTGTATatattaattttttaaaatgtaagcaATAAGATATGAAGAAAAGTAAGGACCCCTTAAACTCCCCGCTTATTTGCAGTAGAGGTGAACTTTGTGCTTGCAAATTTGGCTatttactgatttttttttttgggtgagagTGGGCACATTATTTCCAGTTATAAATGGAAAACACCTGGCTTCAAATTATTATCCACCCAATACTGTATTTGTTCATGTTTATTTATTAGGAACATTAGGAGATCTTTTGATGAGACCCATGTGTCTTTCTAGAGCCCTAAAATTTGCCCACACCTGATATAtgatgaacaaaacaaaatatttgaggAAACTTGTGAAGTGTGATGTGTCCTTGAGGTTTAGGGCCAATCCAATGTAAAGTGACCTTTTTTGTCAGCCAGGTGTGGGTTTCAATTTGTGTTCTCTCGTCATATGACA from Syngnathus scovelli strain Florida chromosome 10, RoL_Ssco_1.2, whole genome shotgun sequence harbors:
- the pde6d gene encoding retinal rod rhodopsin-sensitive cGMP 3',5'-cyclic phosphodiesterase subunit delta isoform X1, which produces MSSDEGRAKEILKGFKLNWMNLRDAETGKVLWQGTEDLSIPGVEHEARVPKKILKCKAVSRELNFSSSEKLEKFRLEQKVFFKGQCLEEWFFEFGFVIPNSTNTWQSLIEAAPESQMMPANVLTGNVIIETKFFDNDLHVSTSRVRLFYV
- the pde6d gene encoding retinal rod rhodopsin-sensitive cGMP 3',5'-cyclic phosphodiesterase subunit delta isoform X2; this encodes MSSDEGRAKEILKGFKLNWMNLRDAETGKVLWQGTEDLSIPGVEHEARVPKKILKCKAVSRELNFSSSEKLEKFRLEQKVFFKGQCLEEWFFEFGFVIPNSTNTWQSLIEAAPESQMMPANVLT